One region of Armigeres subalbatus isolate Guangzhou_Male chromosome 3, GZ_Asu_2, whole genome shotgun sequence genomic DNA includes:
- the LOC134227046 gene encoding fasciclin-3-like isoform X2 encodes MGNKGHLRFASSTGAVLLSVVACIVTTSSLVVSQGIETIPPKLYAKLPASNVPLLCRSNKPASSCTVRIPGYANTYDVHDLPNGIEYYGESLQRGECGIMFNSLKSTNVGKFQCNMTVGGEVFQQSIEIEAALSPEPTDITIGEDAIVEHGAFAPNQTLRLTCSSNNANPASNLTWLLDDDVIDPSYLQPVQTIEGVDGKGRRIVSVSQELNYFVTLKDHGRKIVCRADHFAIQKGFYRGFLPLSFRFIPEPVPTINIGESIINVTIKANPRPATSWKVNDMTIVEGQSLGPYQAYYPKDLGFGNYLVLLRINEPTNQSDLIELTASNELGSRGYVIRAQKIEPTPAAPGRGTTTFFLISLWTYLCSVIVT; translated from the exons TAACCACCAGTTCGCTCGTTGTATCCCAAGGAATTGAAACCATCCCACCTAAACTGTACGCAAAGCTCCCTGCCAGTAACGTTCCATTGCTTTGTCGCAGCAATAAGCCCGCCAGCAGTTGCAC CGTCAGAATTCCTGGCTACGCCAACACCTACGACGTGCATGACCTTCCCAATGGAATCGAGTACTACGGGGAAAGTTTGCAACGCGGCGAGTGCGGGATCATGTTCAACTCGCTCAAGTCAACAAACGTGGGCAAGTTTCAGTGCAACATGACCGTCGGCGGAGAGGTCTTCCAGCAATCGATCGAGATTGAGGCCGCCCTGAGTCCGGAACCGACGGACATTACGATCGGCGAAGATGCAATCGTTGAACATGGGGCTTTTGCACCGAATCAAACCTTGCGGTTGACTTGCAGCTCGAATAATGCCAATCCGGCGTCTAATCTGACGTGGCTGTTGGACGACGACGTTATTGATCCTTCCTATCTCCAGCCAGTCCAAACCATCGAAGGCGTCGATGGCAAGGGAAGGAGAATTGTGTCTGTATCGCAGGAGTTAAATTATTTCGTCACTTTGAAGGATCACGGAAGGAAAATCGTATGCCGGGCGGACCACTTTGCAATTCAAAAAGGATTTTACCGAGGCTTTCTTCCGCTCAGTTTCCGAT TCATTCCAGAGCCTGTACCGACAATCAACATCGGAGAAAGCATTATCAACGTTACAATCAAAGCCAATCCACGTCCGGCCACGTCTTGGAAGGTCAACGATATGACGATCGTAGAAGGTCAAAGCTTGGGACCATATCAAGCCTACTACCCCAAAGATTTG GGTTTCGGCAACTACCTGGTCCTGCTGAGGATCAACGAGCCAACGAACCAATCGGACCTGATTGAACTGACTGCCAGCAACGAGCTGGGATCGCGGGGGTACGTGATCCGAGCGCAGAAGATCGAACCGACCCCGGCCGCTCCCGGTCGGGGGACCACCACATTCTTCCTCATCAGCTTGTGGACGTACTTGTGCTCTGTGATAGTGACCT aG
- the LOC134227046 gene encoding fasciclin-3-like isoform X1 codes for MGNKGHLRFASSTGAVLLSVVACIVTTSSLVVSQGIETIPPKLYAKLPASNVPLLCRSNKPASSCTVRIPGYANTYDVHDLPNGIEYYGESLQRGECGIMFNSLKSTNVGKFQCNMTVGGEVFQQSIEIEAALSPEPTDITIGEDAIVEHGAFAPNQTLRLTCSSNNANPASNLTWLLDDDVIDPSYLQPVQTIEGVDGKGRRIVSVSQELNYFVTLKDHGRKIVCRADHFAIQKGFYRGFLPLSFRFIPEPVPTINIGESIINVTIKANPRPATSWKVNDMTIVEGQSLGPYQAYYPKDLGFGNYLVLLRINEPTNQSDLIELTASNELGSRGYVIRAQKIEPTPAAPGRGTTTFFLISLWTYLCSVIVTCVLRMP; via the exons TAACCACCAGTTCGCTCGTTGTATCCCAAGGAATTGAAACCATCCCACCTAAACTGTACGCAAAGCTCCCTGCCAGTAACGTTCCATTGCTTTGTCGCAGCAATAAGCCCGCCAGCAGTTGCAC CGTCAGAATTCCTGGCTACGCCAACACCTACGACGTGCATGACCTTCCCAATGGAATCGAGTACTACGGGGAAAGTTTGCAACGCGGCGAGTGCGGGATCATGTTCAACTCGCTCAAGTCAACAAACGTGGGCAAGTTTCAGTGCAACATGACCGTCGGCGGAGAGGTCTTCCAGCAATCGATCGAGATTGAGGCCGCCCTGAGTCCGGAACCGACGGACATTACGATCGGCGAAGATGCAATCGTTGAACATGGGGCTTTTGCACCGAATCAAACCTTGCGGTTGACTTGCAGCTCGAATAATGCCAATCCGGCGTCTAATCTGACGTGGCTGTTGGACGACGACGTTATTGATCCTTCCTATCTCCAGCCAGTCCAAACCATCGAAGGCGTCGATGGCAAGGGAAGGAGAATTGTGTCTGTATCGCAGGAGTTAAATTATTTCGTCACTTTGAAGGATCACGGAAGGAAAATCGTATGCCGGGCGGACCACTTTGCAATTCAAAAAGGATTTTACCGAGGCTTTCTTCCGCTCAGTTTCCGAT TCATTCCAGAGCCTGTACCGACAATCAACATCGGAGAAAGCATTATCAACGTTACAATCAAAGCCAATCCACGTCCGGCCACGTCTTGGAAGGTCAACGATATGACGATCGTAGAAGGTCAAAGCTTGGGACCATATCAAGCCTACTACCCCAAAGATTTG GGTTTCGGCAACTACCTGGTCCTGCTGAGGATCAACGAGCCAACGAACCAATCGGACCTGATTGAACTGACTGCCAGCAACGAGCTGGGATCGCGGGGGTACGTGATCCGAGCGCAGAAGATCGAACCGACCCCGGCCGCTCCCGGTCGGGGGACCACCACATTCTTCCTCATCAGCTTGTGGACGTACTTGTGCTCTGTGATAGTGACCTGTGTGTTGAGAATGCCATGA